One region of Synechococcales cyanobacterium CNB genomic DNA includes:
- a CDS encoding sigma-70 family RNA polymerase sigma factor has translation MLARARAGDRYAFADLYVRYVGLVRGVLLARAPRSDCDDLAQEVFIRAWQRLDDLRSDESLGPWLAASARARAGDHRRTAARRARREAAAAARSTRDTSAEGITAARALDAIRSLPEAYRDTLALRLIEQMPGPLIARRLGLTEGSVRVNLHRGMKLLRERLGIEEAAP, from the coding sequence TTGCTCGCCCGTGCGCGCGCCGGGGACCGATATGCCTTTGCCGATCTCTATGTGCGCTATGTCGGGCTGGTGCGGGGAGTGCTGCTGGCTCGCGCGCCGCGCTCCGACTGCGACGACCTTGCGCAGGAGGTCTTCATCCGCGCGTGGCAGCGGCTCGACGACCTCCGCAGCGACGAATCGCTCGGCCCCTGGCTCGCAGCCTCGGCACGGGCCAGGGCGGGCGATCACAGACGCACCGCGGCACGCCGCGCCCGCCGCGAGGCCGCCGCGGCCGCACGCTCGACGCGCGACACCAGTGCCGAAGGCATCACCGCCGCCCGCGCGCTCGACGCGATCCGCTCGCTCCCCGAGGCCTACCGCGACACGCTCGCGCTCCGACTCATCGAACAGATGCCCGGCCCGCTCATCGCACGCCGGCTCGGACTCACCGAAGGCTCCGTCCGCGTGAACCTGCACCGCGGCATGAAACTCCTCCGCGAACGACTCGGCATCGAAGAGGCAGCACCATGA